A single window of Ischnura elegans chromosome 8, ioIscEleg1.1, whole genome shotgun sequence DNA harbors:
- the LOC124163438 gene encoding mediator of RNA polymerase II transcription subunit 10: MASPLENLETQLEMFIENVRQIRIIVSDFQPQGQNVLNQKIQSLVHGLQEVDKLKSQVQDVHVPLEVFDYIDQGRNPQLYTKDCIEKALTKNEQVKGKIDAYRKFKAHLLVELNNVFPSELAKYRAIRGDERTLS, encoded by the exons ATGGCGTCTCCACTGGAAAATCTAGAGACCCAGTTGGAAatgtttattgaaaatgttaGGCAAATTCGAATTATTGTGAGTGATTTCCAGCCTCAGGGACAAAATGTCCTTAACCAAAAAAT CCAATCTTTGGTTCACGGGTTGCAAGAAGTGGACAAATTGAAATCCCAAGTTCAAGATGTTCATGTACCACTGGAGGTTTTCGA CTACATTGATCAAGGAAGGAATCCACAGCTATATACCAAGGATTGTATTGAGAAGGCCCTGACTAAAAATGAGCAGGTCAAAGGAAAGATTGACGCATACAGGAAGTTTAAGGCACATTTATTGGTTGAACTGAACAATGTATTTCCTTCCGAGTTGGCTAAATATCGAGCGATTCGTGGGGATGAAAGAACGCTCTCGTAA
- the LOC124163437 gene encoding epimerase family protein SDR39U1 has protein sequence MSGRLGTVVIGGGSGFIGTALTSVLKRKGYNTVIVSRMPGPQRISWTELASSGLPKGCSAVINLAGQNILDPTRRWTPGFKQNVWSSRVNTTKALSTAICNADCKPSVFVTVSGVGYYKPSLTDEYTEDSPGGNFDFLSKLCTEWEAAAKLAGDDVRRVTIRSGIVLGRNGGMIQQLYLPFWMGLGGPIGNGLQPLPWIHISDMARLFMFALEGKDGKMPCGVYNGVAPGCVTNAEFTKAFASAIRRPAFIPVPHFALNIAFGEERAKIMTEGQRVKPCKALEDGFVFLYPEIDSACKAVVGTSKHSEDPL, from the exons ATGAGTGGGCGACTGGGAACCGTAGTTATCG GTGGTGGCTCCGGCTTCATTGGTACAGCATTAACATCTGTTTTAAAGAGAAAGGGTTATAATACTGTCATCGTCTCACGGATGCCCGGTCCTCAAAGAATATCTTGG ACTGAGCTTGCAAGTAGCGGTTTACCTAAGGGTTGCTCAGCCGTTATTAATTTAGCTGGACAAAATATTTTGGATCCTACCAGACGATGGACCCCTGGATTCAAGCAAAATGTCTGGTCGAGCCGAGTAAATACTACTAAAGCCTTGTCAACGGCAATCTGCAATGCAGACTGCAAGCCAAGTGTTTTTGTTACTGTATCTGGAGTCG GGTATTACAAACCTAGTTTGACTGATGAATATACGGAGGACAGCCCTGGTGGGAACTTCGACTTTTTGTCAAAACTGTGCACTGAATGGGAGGCTGCCGCAAAACTTGCCGGTGATGACGTTCGTCGAGTCACTATACGTTCAG GAATCGTTCTTGGGAGAAACGGCGGAATGATCCAGCAGCTTTATCTTCCATTTTGGATGGGTCTTGGTGGACCTATTGGTAATGGATTGCAGCCTCTACCATGGATACATATATCCGATATGGCAAGATTATTCATGTTTGCGCTCGAGGGTAAAGATGGAAAAATGCCGTGTGGTGTTTATAATGGAGTTGCCCCAGGGTGTGTGACAAATGCGGAATTCACCAAAGCTTTTGCATCAGCTATTAGACGACCAGCCTTTATACCAGTGCCTCACTTTGCTCTCAATATTGCCTTTGGTGAAGAGCGTGCCAAAATAATGACCGAGGGTCAGCGTGTGAAACCTTGTAAAGCTTTGGAGGACGGATTCGTTTTTCTGTATCCCGAGATAGACTCAGCGTGCAAAGCTGTTGTAGGAACATCTAAACATTCGGAAGACCCATTATAG